From the genome of Fusarium keratoplasticum isolate Fu6.1 chromosome 11, whole genome shotgun sequence, one region includes:
- a CDS encoding Peptidase-S8 domain-containing protein, whose amino-acid sequence MDLDTVIRAHHPESDLTQEAFDETDQAALNLLRSLSTMANLQLPMGERASTDLSMRSKASKSQENYHTDLRAKVDEVAKLGADFERLHKLMRYLLSPFVIAEERHFSLGTGPYPLFTLPPGDPGELAIGRLTIWRQILKTLPGMSQTLDDCSHVSPDTTAESSGRGVFDESLGNRVSSVVGAIFKEFRHLSCVRKTTHEIRLHVSDELYTTRPGREHNLDMFISGCPGSNLIWQSAQCGDFPVKDVAKQCICDSISRAMHGRRKLHILVDPEGLYDVTDTLPTVRLHHDSFDGTPLSELLQQNLFRPIDFQAYHDKTAARKFNSGKKAQVALGLSRCLMDFFDKGLELASHSWISDNVHFREGPTNTKGGRRHLLYVSLRPNLDQNAPSDMVKMFNNGSPVVLSFAKLLLEVLYGKALKIQVKPNEQDNLSSWLELGRIVQDLRRDPDGGPFTSKYLEVVENCLSLWATLSNGNDRTDLSGTIGFMRKAIYKKIVYKLELIAGSESTSRAGSDVIASHERRKRKSQDSVLNESPAKKLAHLPRVSFVSGSVDLVNGQSPAVSPGDSVTAAKQGDDEQITDDADAGVHGRSSLYDEQVGTSEHEQKAAEEHLNTLIDSMGEYIKPRANGAPNEKPIKVAIIDSGIDADDNWIRGANLRIGDKRNWTSGLVDDCADECGHGTHIARLILKISPAAEIYIAKVSKRRKLDPEVPGQVAQAIEWAAGVWKVDIISLSMAMDGENPTIRKALDKVFNPPHDWPKKVVVMAAASNWGGNRRIGFPASYKGVICVHSTDGHGNPSNTNPTAQKGKDFAVLGMSIKSSVKGKDKKRTEKYISGTSYATAIGVGIAANVLEFAKGDPTLWDEGKGKLCSSWGMSCVFRIMTKNRMPPLSLIHISLQYLHQVPETLTMVGLNGNTLDPEATANVSKDAKDFNFIYVQGHNDLQVEEKQKLAELKVEIQDYHPELKSTITLKHLVKGQEDQTEYGVDVILHDRPNVSTALLAPYVAEKAEVDIKELEIGSKKIRLTLHQDRLDDVVSLDSVNRIEEVRPKTVYNNHAREILRADDIATASRYTGAGQIICVADTGFDQGKADHDKVHPAFVGRVKHLKSWWLPDDAKDPDGHGTHVCGSISGSGIYTATSSKGEALHIKGTAPGALLMVQAMSKWNPSWKKWILKPPMEIYNLFVEAYEQGVRIHNNSWGDTWDKVTGQRDYTDDATAIDKFVHEHQDFVVLIAAGNDADEENHGESQIGDNGAAKNCITVGATGSTRANDSYKHKLGSPGHLRPTDTAHFSRRGPTKCSKNCKCENVIGRIKPDVVAPGVAILSAGSRSTTANQRSLFKRRFGNSQDEDWFFMSGTSMATPLVAGCVALMREALQKIGKYHPSAALIKALLVNGVVDYSSPDGPGFNYEQGFGLVDVDTSIDMIEKETGRHRLAVTLAYPDLAHALLQNQVNLIVRAGGEERHGNMGADQGFDKTNNVEKVIWGNVPGTTAVIIVREAGFTKLNSEQSFAVAWDISAL is encoded by the exons ATGGACTTGGACACTGTTATCAGAGCACACCACCCCGAGAGCGACCTCACACAGGAAGCCTTCGACGAGACGGACCAGGCAGCGCTAAATCTACTGCGCTCACTGAGTACTATGGCCAACCTGCAGCTCCCGATGGGTGAGAGAGCTTCGACCGACCTAAGTATGAGATCAAAAGCAAGCAAGAGCCAAGAGAATTACCATACGGACTTGAGAGCgaaggttgatgaggttgcgAAATTAGGTGCTGACTTTGAACGACTCCATAAATTGATGCGGTATCTCCTCTCACCCTTCGTTATCGCTGAGGAACGGCACTTTAGCTTGGGGACAGGACCATATCCTCTGTTCACGCTACCCCCAGGAGATCCTGGCGAATTGGCTATAGGACGCTTGACAATATGGCGCCAGATCTTGAAAACTCTTCCCGGCATGTCCCAAACTCTCGATGATTGCTCGCATGTTTCTCCGGACACAACAGCGGAGTCTTCAGGCCGGGGAGTGTTTGACGAAAGCCTTGGAAACCGCGTTAGCAGTGTCGTTGGAGCCATTTTCAAAGAGTTTCGGCATCTCAGCTGCGTTAGGAAGACGACGCACGAGATCCGCTTGCACGTGTCAGACGAGCTGTACACGACACGTCCAGGCCGAGAGCACAACCTTGATATGTTCATTTCCGGTTGCCCTGGAAGTAATCTCATTTGGCAGAGCGCTCAGTGCGGTGACTTTCC CGTCAAGGATGTTGCTAAACAGTGCATATGTGATAGCATCAGTCGGGCAATGCATGGCAGACGGAAGCTTCACATTCTGGTTGACCCCGAAGGATTATATGATGTGACAGACACGCTGCCCACCGTCCGTCTACATCATGACAGTTTTGACGGCACGCCGCTTAGCGAGCTGCTCCAGCAAAACCTCTTCAGGCCGATCGACTTCCAGGCGTATCATGACAAGACGGCAGCGAGAAAGTTCAACTCTGGGAAAAAAGCTCAGGTGGCACTTGGGCTTTCGAGATGCCTCATGGACTTCTTTGACAAAGGCCTTGAACTGGCCTCACACAGCTGGATCTCCGACAACGTGCACTTTCGGGAAGGCCCTACCAATACGAAGGGGGGTAGAAGACACCTCCTGTACGTTTCGCTCCGGCCGAACCTTGATCAGAATGCCCCTTCcgacatggtcaagatgTTCAACAACGGGAGTCCAGTCGTGCTCTCATTTGCAAAGCTGCTTTTGGAAGTCCTATACGGCAAGGCCCTAAAGATTCAGGTCAAACCAAATGAGCAAGATAACCTCTCAAGTTGGCTGGAGCTTGGAAGAATCGTTCAAGACTTGCGTCGCGACCCAGATGGTGGACCGTTTACCTCGAAATACTTGGAGGTTGTGGAAAACTGCCTGAGCCTTTGGGCAACCCTAAGCAACGGCAATGACCGTACGGATCTCTCAGGCACCATTGGATTCATGAGGAAGGCCATATACAAAAAGATTGTCTACAAACTCGAGCTCATAGCTGGTTCTGAGTCAACAAGCCGAGCCGGCTCAGATGTCATTGCCAGCCATGAGCGAAGAAAACGGAAGAGCCAGGACTCTGTACTCAACGAGTCACCAGCAAAGAAACTGGCTCACTTACCTCGAGTTTCTTTCGTCTCTGGGTCCGTTGACTTGGTAAATGGCCAGAGTCCAGCCGTTTCGCCTGGTGATTCCGTCACGGCAGCTAAGCAAGGCGACGACGAACAAATCACTGATGATGCTGACGCGGGCGTCCATGGCCGGTCATCCCTTTACGATGAGCAGGTGGGAACTAGTGAACACGAACAGAAAGCGGCAGAGGAACACTTGAACACACTCATAGACAGCATGGGAGAGTACATCAAGCCCCGTGCGAACGGTGCGCCGAATGAGAAGCCGATCAAGGTTGCCATCATTGACAGCGGAATCGACGCGGACGATAACTGGATACGTGGTGCAAACCTCCGGATTGGAGACAAGAGAAATTGGACCAGTGGCCTGGTCGACGATTGCGCCGATGAATGTGGCCACGGAACCCATATCGCAAGGCTGATCTTGAAGATTTCACCTGCTGCTGAGATCTACATTGCAAAAGTGTCTAAACGAAGGAAACTGGACCCAGAAGTCCCGGGGCAGGTTGCCCAG GCTATCGAATGGGCAGCCGGAGTGTGGAAAGTCGATATCATATCACTAtccatggcgatggatggcGAGAACCCGACAATAAGAAAAGCCCTTGACAAAGTATTCAACCCCCCTCACGATTGGCCGAAGAAAGTAGTGGtcatggcagcagcatcaaacTGGGGGGGTAATCGCCGTATCGGGTTTCCAGCTTCTTACAAGGGAGTTATCTGTGTCCACTCGACCGACGGGCATGGCAATCCTAGCAATACAAACCCAACGGCTCAGAAGGGTAAGGACTTTGCCGTGTTAGGTATGTCCATCAAGTCAAGCGTCAAGgggaaggacaagaagaggaCCGAAAAGTACATCTCCGGAACTTCTTACGCCACAGCCATCGGTGTAGGAATCGCGGCCAACGTTCTGGAGTTTGCTAAGGGGGACCCGACGCTGTGGGATGAGGGGAAAGGGAAGCTCTGCTCGTCGTGGGGGATGTCCTGCGTGTTTAGGATCATGA CCAAGAATAGAATGCcccccctctccctcatTCACATCTCGCTCCAATATCTACATCAGGTACCAGAGACACTGACGATGGTGGGTCTCAATGGCAATACACTCGATCCGGAAGCCACGGCGAATGTGTCCAAGGATGCTAAGGACTTCAACTTTATTTACGTCCAAGGCCACAACGACCTGCAAGTTGAAGAAAAACAGAAGCTGGCTGAGCTGAAAGTCGAGATCCAAGA CTACCATccagagctcaagagcaCTATCACCCTGAAACACTTGGTTAAGGGCCAAGAGGATCAGACAGAATATGGAGTTGATGTCATTCTCCATGACCGTCCCAACGTCAGTACGGCCTTGTTGGCGCCATACGTTGCCGAAAAGGCCGAGGTTGATATAAAAGAGCTGGAAATTGGCTCCAAGAAGATCAGGCTCACGCTCCACCAAGACAGACTCGACGACGTGGTTAGCCTTGATAGTGTCAACAGGATCGAGGAAGTGCGACCCAAAACCGTCTACAACAACCATGCTCGTGAGATCCTCAGGGCCGATGACATAGCCACGGCCTCCAGATATACCGGCGCTGGCCAGATCATCTGTGTGGCCGATACGGGCTTTGACCAGGGCAAAGCCGATCACGACAAAGTCCACCCAGCCTTTGTAGGCCGAGTGAAACATCTCAAGTCCTGGTGGCTTCCAGATGATGCCAAAGATCCCGACGGTCATGGAACTCACGTTTGCGGGTCCATCTCCGGAAGCGGCATCTACACAGCTACTTCAAGTAAAGGCGAGGCGCTTCACATCAAGGGAACTGCCCCTGGTGCGCTCCTGATGGTTCAGGCCATGTCGAAATGGAACCCCAGTTGGAAGAAGTGGATTCTCAAGCCGCCCATGGAGATATACAACCTTTTTGTCGAGGCATACGAACAAGGGGTTCGGATTCACAACAACTCTTGGGGCGACACTTGGGACAAGGTGACAGGCCAGCGTGACTACACTGACGACGCGACCGCCATCGACAAGTTTGTCCACGAACATCAAGACTTTGTTGTGCTCATTGCGGCAGGCAATGATGCAGATGAAGAGAACCACGGGGAGAGCCAGATCGGCGACAATGGCGCAGCCAAGAACTGCATCACCGTTGGTGCCACTGGCTCGACGCGAGCCAATGACTCATATAAGCACAAGCTCGGGTCTCCAGGGCATTTGAGGCCCACGGATACGGCCCATTTTAGCCGCAGAGGCCCTACAAAGTGTTCCAAGAACTGCAAGTGCGAAAACGTCATTGGCCGCATCAAGCCAGACGTCGTAGCACCAGGCGTTGCCATACTCTCGGCGGGATCACGCTCGACTACAGCCAATCAACGCTCTCTATTCAAGAGACGTTTTGGAAATTCGCAGGACGAGGACTGGTTCTTCATGTCTGGTACCAGCATGGCCACACCCTTGGTAGCTGGCTGCGTGGCGCTCATGCGCGAAGCATTACAGAAGATAGGGAAGTATCATCCCAGCGCGGCGTTGATCAAGGCTTTGCTGGTAAACGGGGTTGTTGACTACTCTAGCCCTGATGGACCCGGCTTTAACTACGAGCAAGGCTTTGGGTTGGTTGACGTCGACACGTCCATCGACATGATTGAGAAAGAAAC CGGTCGCCATCGGCTTGCTGTCACGTTGGCATACCCTGACCTGGCACATGCCCTTCTGCAGAACCAGGTAAATCTCATTGTGCGTGCTGgcggagaagagaggcacGGCAACATGGGAGCCGATCAGGGTTTTGACAAAACCA ACAATGTGGAAAAGGTAATCTGGGGCAACGTGCCTGGAACAACGGCCGTGATTATCGTGCGTGAGGCTGGTTTTACCAAGCTGAATTCAGAACAGTCATTTGCGGTCGCATGGGATATTTCGGCATTATAA
- a CDS encoding Epimerase domain-containing protein — MNSSQSIVPPRGLVLVTGVNGFIGSHIANILLSLGYQVRGTVRSTDKAAWITEAMQECNPSGYFEVAIVPDVNAPDPWGKVVQGVDGIVHVATDMSFDADPNKVITPMLQGVRNLLAAAASEPTVKRFVFTSSDRAISNAINGKEATLDSSMWNDSAVESAWRPPPYEADRVWDVYAALKTQSEQEIWAFEKAEKPKFIINSVLPCFNIGPIIHPKQPGSTGKWVRDFWRDPGHYKDLQQFGASWYINVEDTAVLHVAALTQEDVKGGRLLGFAGPFNFNTWLDTFRQLDPAKAWPADDPSQQHNLCKVDTGREVELLKRFGRRGWTSFYESVRKNCLESRE; from the coding sequence ATGAATTCGTCTCAATCCATAGTTCCTCCTCGGGGATTGGTGCTTGTGACTGGAgtcaatggcttcatcgGTTCTCACATCGCCAACATCCTCCTTAGTCTTGGCTATCAAGTACGCGGTACCGTCCGCTCCACAGATAAAGCAGCCTGGATCACGGAAGCCATGCAAGAATGCAACCCCTCGGGGTACTTCGAAGTTGCGATTGTCCCAGACGTCAACGCACCAGATCCATGGGGCAAGGTTGTCCAGGGCGTTGATGGCATTGTCCACGTCGCCACAGATATGTCCTTCGACGCCGATCCCAACAAAGTCATCACGCCTATGCTACAAGGCGTGAGAAACCTGCTTGCAGCCGCGGCTTCGGAACCAACAGTCAAGCGTTTCGTCTTCACGAGCAGCGACCGAGCGATATCCAACGCCATCAATGGCAAGGAAGCGACGCTTGACTCGAGCATGTGGAACGACTCGGCCGTTGAGAGCGCCTGGCGACCGCCACCATACGAGGCCGATCGCGTCTGGGACGTCTACGCAGCCCTCAAGACCCAATCCGAGCAAGAGATTTGGGCATTCGAAAAAGCCGAGAAGCCTAAGttcatcatcaactcggTGCTTCCTTGCTTCAATATTGGGCCGATTATTCACCCCAAGCAGCCGGGAAGCACTGGGAAATGGGTACGAGACTTCTGGAGAGACCCTGGACATTACAAGGATCTGCAGCAGTTTGGTGCGTCGTGGTACATCAACGTGGAGGATACTGCGGTGCTTCATGTCGCTGCTCTCACTCAAGAAGATGTCAAGGGGGGACGATTGTTGGGGTTTGCAGGTcccttcaacttcaacacctGGCTTGATACTTTTCGTCAGCTAGATCCGGCGAAGGCTTGGCCGGCTGATGATCCATCTCAACAGCACAACTTGTGCAAGGTTGATACTGGAAGGGAGGTGGAATTGTTGAAGCGATTCGGACGGCGTGGTTGGACAAGCTTCTACGAGAGTGTGAGGAAGAATTGCCTTGAAAGCCGCGAATGA
- a CDS encoding Zn(2)-C6 fungal-type domain-containing protein, protein MGADTQASGPSGEPAESQRPMIRACDMCRIKKIRCQPTKQGCAQCTKSKTKCHFTPISTKRKPRRPAGYKYIAQLEERLQNMENVLQKALQRAKSAEGEAPPAEDTMDLAPCENSGEQSQTDMVVASPPQRITNIFPSSWFNTIPGDFTEILNSTASPLRPSPSFTVGMALGPFSLPTFQELPTKPVALDLVMDTFKSFNRFFPLFDEQDFLQKFDRNYLTSSPSSPGWWACINIVLSLAHRFRSMRMFETGYQSATACGYCHNALAVVAELNVLHNSLPAVQALVGMAVVLQGSANSHPASVLTAAAVRLAQAMGLHRKTRDNGLTEAQNEQRRRVFWIAYLLDKDISLRMGQPFSQDDDDMDVELPSGILSKLPFNRDGPCTIDLFKSRIGLAVIQGQVYKRLYSVQVSQQSEAQKSSVAKELDSILSYWRSGVEIDLESDRVVVPLSPEALHVLILRFTYINCLIMVNRHLPPRQQLAVNEGSDTQGTYAPPESDCIIESRKAVRLMHLIPHGDYACVWILLHPFFAAVTTLLQNALDHPACPNAQSDLETVQPFFRLLDVLAAEERTCYRSNEARKMHRECNDLLRRASEAVGCMSMVFDSTELIEVV, encoded by the exons ATGGGGGCAGACACACAAGCTTCGGGGCCGTCCGGTGAGCCAGCTGAGTCTCAACGGCCTATGATAAGA GCATGCGACATGTGTCGGATCAAAAAGATACGATGCCAGCCGACGAAACAAGGATGTGCGCAATGcaccaagtccaagacaaAATGCCACTTCACTCCTATCTCCACGAAACGAAAGCCCCGAAGGCCTGCTGG TTACAAGTACATTGCTCAGTTGGAGGAGAGACTTCAGAACATGGAGAACGTCTTGCAGAAGGCTCTTCAACGGGCCAAATCCGCCGAGGGCGAAGCTCCACCAGCAGAAGATACCATGGACCTTGCACCGTGTGAGAACTCAGGCGAACAATCACAGACAGACATGGTTGTTGCGAGTCCCCCGCAAAGGATAACGAACATCTTTCCTTCGTCCTGGTTTAACACGATACCAGGAGACTTCACAGAAATCCTCAACTCCACAGCATCGCCGTTACGCCCGTCCCCATCATTTACCGTGGGGATGGCGCTGGGCCCATTCTCTCTTCCCACATTTCAGGAGCTCCCTACAAAGCCAGTCGCACTCGATCTGGTAATGGATACattcaagagcttcaacCGCTTCTTCCCGCTCTTTGATGAGCAAGACTTCCTTCAGAAGTTTGACCGAAACTACTTGACCTCGAGTCCAAGTTCTCCGGGTTGGTGGGCATGCATCAACATTGTTCTATCGCTGGCGCATCGTTTCCGATCGATGCGCATGTTTGAAACAGGCTATCAGAGTGCCACGGCGTGCGGGTATTGTCATAATGcactcgccgtcgtcgcagAACTCAATGTTCTGCACAATAGCTTACCGGCAGTTCAAGCTCTGGTTGGCATGGCTGTCGTACTTCAAGGATCAGCAAACTCACATCCCGCCTCTGTCCTCACAGCCGCCGCGGTGAGATTGGCACAGGCCATGGGGCTACACCGAAAAACTCGTGACAACGGCCTTACCGAAGCGCAGAATGAGCAGCGGAGACGTGTGTTTTGGATTGCGTACCTTCTTGACAAAGACATCAGTCTAAGGATGGGGCAGCCTTTTTCgcaagacgatgatgacatGGATGTCGAATTGCCGTCAGGTATTCTCTCCAAGTTACCTTTTAACCGCGACGGACCTTGCACTATCGATCTCTTCAAATCCCGCATCGGACTGGCGGTGATTCAAGGACAGGTCTACAAGCGGCTCTACTCAGTACAGGTATCGCAGCAGTCTGAAGCTCAGAAATCGTCTGTGGCGAAAGAACTCGACTCGATACTCTCATATTGGCGAAGCGGTGTCGAGATTGACCTTGAAAGCGACCGAGTTGTAGTGCCTCTGTCTCCAGAGGCGCTCCACGTACTCATCCTACGCTTCACCTACATCAATTGTCTCATAATGGTTAATCGACACTTGCCACCAAGGCAACAATTGGCGGTGAATGAGGGATCCGATACGCAAGGCACTTACGCACCTCCTGAAAGTGACTGCATCATCGAGTCGAGAAAAGCAGTTCGTCTAATGCATCTGATACCTCATGGAGACTATGCCTGTGTCTG GATCCTACTCCACCCGTTCTTCGCCGCCGTCACTACCCTTTTGCAGAATGCGCTAGACCACCCTGCATGTCCAAACGCACAGTCTGACCTGGAGACTGTCCAGCCATTTTTCAGGCTGCTAGACGTTTTGGCAGCGGAGGAAAGAACTTGCTATCGCTCAAACGAGGCGAGAAAGATGCATCGCGAATGCAATGACTTATTACGAAGGGCATCGGAGGCTGTCGGCTGTATGAGCATGGTGTTTGACTCCACGGAGCTGATAGAGGTGGTCTAG
- a CDS encoding CMD domain-containing protein, with protein MSQNQEFSETFKKGLEVRGEVLGEQYVTKAVESLQNEYWKPAQELITEYAWGTVWTRPGLDRKQRSLLTLAFLTAQKAYPELALHTKGALRNGLTEVEIREAILQSMIYLGVPVGIEAMRVTEKAIKEFQAENGAEASQAQSS; from the exons ATGTCGCAAAATCAAGAGTTCAGCGAAACATTCAAGAAGGGCCTCGAGGTGCGTGGCGAGGTCCTTGGCGAGCAATACGTCACCAAGGCAGTCGAATCGCTCCAAAACGAGTACTGGAAGCCAGCCCAAGAGCTCATCACTGAGTACGCATGGGGTACGGTCTGGACACGCCCTGGGCTCGACAGGAAGCAGAGGAGCTTGCTGA CTTTGGCTTTTCTAACGGCGCAAAAGGCTTATCCAGAGCTGGCGCTTCACACCAAGGGAGCCCTACGGAACGGTTTGACAGAGGTTGAGATTAGGGAGGCCATCTTGCAATCAATGATCTACCTCGGTGTTCCTGTTGGAATTGAAGCGATGAGGGTTACCGAAAAGGCAATCAAGGAGTTCCAGGCAGAGAACGGCGCAGAAGCAAGCCAGGCCCAGAGTTCTTAG
- a CDS encoding MFS domain-containing protein has protein sequence MSSPSDIDLEPKPKTQSPRRTPPQVPQDVESSSQSDQDKNLYPADALSTPRQILFVGTLCTAMFTNQVGLGNTLATVGLIGESFGVTNPGQLSWLIAGYSLTLGTFILIGGRLGDEFGHKKMFVIGMSWYSIWSLVAGLSVYSNHVLFTFCRVFQGMGPALTLPNALGILGRSFAPGPRQNMAFAWFGGAAPFGAIAGFLFGGLFALAWWPWIYWSLAIALAGIAAFAEWTIPPPLQEKQTKPLRERLEALDIPGGLTGVTALVLFNFAWNQAVVVGWKQPYVYVCLILGVLFGAVFFGIELYWAKFPLLPLASFNSDIGFVFACTATGWACFGIWVYYIGQVALDIGGNTPLQIAAWFVPVIPIGLASALAVGKLIGRIPASWIMVVGQAAYLVGSILAASRPPHSIYWTYYFFSVLIITVGMDTSFPSAVIIFSNAVPREFQGMGASVVLTVINYSISIGLGFAGTVETNINKAGKNEQDRLLGYRGALWFSVGLAGLGFVLSLLFITKGHLLRKEN, from the exons ATGAGCTCCCCATCTGACATAGATCTGGAGCCAAAGCCAAAAACCCAATCGCCACGCAGAACACCACCTCAAGTCCCTCAAG ATGTCGAGTCTAGCTCGCAGTCCGACCAAGACAAGAACCTTTATCCAGCGGACGCCCTTTCAACCCCTCGCCAGATCCTTTTCGTTGGAACTCTCTGCACAGCCATGTTCACCAACCAAGTTGGCCTGGGAAACACCCTCGCAACTGTCGGTCTGATTGGAGAGTCCTTTGGCGTCACCAATCCAGGTCAACTCTCCTGGCTCATCGCAGGCTACAGCTTGACTCTCGGCACTTTCATTCTCATCGGCGGAAGACTTGGTGATGAATTTGGCCATAAGAAGATGTTCGTCATTGGCATGAGCTGGTACTCGATTTGGTCCTTGGTTGCCGGCCTATCGGTCTACTCCAATCACGTTCTTTTCACCTTTTGCCGTGTGTTTCAAGGCATGGGTCCTGCTTTGACTCTACCAAATGCACTCGGTATCCTAGGCCGGTCTTTTGCACCTGGGCCGCGCCAGAATATGGCATTTGCATGGTTTGGTGGCGCTGCTCCCTTTGGTGCCATCGCAGGTTTCTTATTTGGAGGCCTTTTTGCCCTCGCCTGGTGGCCGTGGATCTACTGGAGCCTGGCCATTGCACTTGCTGGTATTGCTGCATTTGCTGAGTGGACGATCCCACCGCCTCTTCAGGAGAAGCAGACTAAGCCACTCCGAGAGAGACTCGAAGCACTCGATATCCCCGGCGGCTTGACTGGTGTTACCGCATTGGTATTGTTCAACTTTGCCTGGAACCAAGCTGTTGTGGTTGGCTGGAAACAGCCTTACGTTTATGTGTGTCTCATACTTGGTGTCTTGTTTGGAGCAGTGTTCTTCGGCATCGAGCTATACTGGGCGAAATTCCCTCTCTTGCCTCTAGCCTCTTTCAACTCTGACATCGGGTTCGTATTTGCATGCACAGCAACAGGCTGGGCGTGTTTTGGCATCTGG GTCTACTATATCGGCCAAGTGGCTCTGGATATTGGAGGAAATACTCCTCTTCAAATAGCAGCCTGGTTCGTTCCCGTCATCCCCATTGGCTTGGCATCAGCCTTAGCCGTGGGCAAGTTGATTGGGAGGATTCCAGCGTCTTGGATCATGGTCGTCGGTCAGGCTGCCTACCTCGTGGGCTCCATCCTCGCAGCAAGTCGACCTCCTCATTCTATTTACTGGACCTATTATTTCTTCAGCGTCCTCATCATTACTGTCGGTATGGATACGTCATTCCCGTCCGCtgtcatcatcttctcgaaCGCGGTGCCTCGGGAGTTTCAGGGAATGGGTGCAAGTGTTGTCCTGACTGTGATCAACTACAGCATCTCAATTGGGCTTGGATTTGCGGGTACTGTCGAAACTAATATCAACAAGGCGGGAAAGAATGAACAAGATAGACTGTTGGGTTATCGAGGGGCTCTATGGTTTTCGGTCGGCCTGGCTGGGCTTGGATTTGTGCTCAGCTTGTTGTTCATTACAAAGGGACATTTGTTAAGAAAAGAGAACTAA